In Gordonia iterans, the following proteins share a genomic window:
- a CDS encoding tellurite resistance/C4-dicarboxylate transporter family protein, translating to MEHTAERRWGALRDMRLEHFTFVMATGIVATGVRNSGADLLSWILFWVASAGYAVLVIGTLAGLAAGQWGIRREFSERACRTLAFVAAGGVLSAYATGRGWTVFALVLIVVSGVAWIAMQYAVVGALVVRAGASRRPRDLTVFDGTWFLLVVSTQAMAVSLGAWSRAADCDLGATAAVLFWGLGVLQLVIVACLVADRLLRAGVKAADEVSPYWVFLGSGAISILAAAEVLGTREEQVVMPQAVVGGVAMALWAFVTWMIPLTVALQLWQAGRPGAIRGYRPALWAMVFPIGMYGEATRQLGYIRGDRWLTELGRWESWPAFAVWLAVFAGLVLTVVRIAAGRAARHPSSFRW from the coding sequence TTGGAGCACACCGCCGAAAGACGCTGGGGCGCCTTGCGGGACATGCGCCTGGAGCACTTCACGTTCGTCATGGCGACCGGGATCGTCGCCACCGGGGTCCGCAACAGCGGCGCCGATCTGCTCTCCTGGATCCTGTTCTGGGTCGCGTCGGCCGGATATGCGGTGCTGGTGATCGGAACACTGGCCGGGCTGGCTGCCGGCCAATGGGGGATTCGCCGCGAGTTTTCTGAAAGGGCTTGTCGCACACTGGCCTTCGTCGCTGCTGGAGGCGTGCTCTCGGCGTATGCGACCGGACGCGGTTGGACCGTCTTCGCGCTGGTGTTGATCGTCGTCTCCGGTGTCGCGTGGATCGCGATGCAGTACGCCGTGGTCGGCGCCCTGGTGGTGCGCGCCGGGGCCTCCCGGCGGCCGCGGGACCTGACGGTCTTCGACGGCACCTGGTTTCTCCTCGTGGTCTCCACCCAGGCGATGGCCGTGTCGCTGGGGGCGTGGTCGCGCGCCGCGGACTGCGATCTCGGCGCCACTGCGGCGGTGCTGTTCTGGGGCTTGGGCGTGCTCCAACTGGTGATCGTCGCGTGTCTGGTGGCCGACCGCCTGCTGCGGGCCGGGGTCAAGGCGGCAGACGAGGTGTCGCCGTACTGGGTGTTCCTCGGGTCCGGTGCCATCTCGATCCTCGCCGCCGCCGAGGTGCTGGGCACCCGCGAGGAGCAGGTCGTGATGCCGCAGGCGGTGGTCGGCGGCGTCGCGATGGCGTTGTGGGCGTTCGTCACCTGGATGATCCCGCTGACCGTCGCGCTGCAGCTCTGGCAGGCCGGCCGGCCCGGTGCGATCCGCGGCTATCGTCCCGCGCTCTGGGCGATGGTGTTCCCGATCGGCATGTACGGCGAGGCCACCCGGCAGCTGGGCTACATCCGGGGAGACCGCTGGCTCACCGAGCTGGGGCGGTGGGAGTCGTGGCCGGCGTTCGCGGTGTGGCTGGCGGTGTTCGCCGGGCTGGTGCTCACCGTGGTGCGCATCGCTGCGGGGCGCGCCGCGCGACACCCGTCGTCGTTTCGCTGGTGA
- a CDS encoding nitrate reductase subunit alpha, which translates to MAGTPKTQGDAAQALLDVGRFFTRWDETADKRAVFRDGGRAGDVFYRDRWSHDKIVRSTHGVNCTGSCSWKVYVKDGIITWETQETDYPSVGPDRPEYEPRGCPRGAAFSWYTYSPTRVRHPYARGVLVEMYRQAKATGKDPVEAWADVTGDPLRRRAYQRARGKGGLVRVSWDEAIEMAAAAHVHTIKTYGPDRCAGFSPIPAMSMVSHCVGTRFMQLIGGVMTSFYDWYADLPVASPQVFGDQTDVPESGDWWDATYLMMWGSNVPVTRTPDAHWMAEVRYRGTKVVTVSPDFADNTKFADEWLPAQAGTDGALAMAMGHVILKEFFVDRSTEFFTDYVRKFTDLPFLVALDEQSHDGERTLVPGKFVTADQVDSGLGSGTASGPNSLGGQHPEDEWKPVLLDDDSGSVIVPNGSMGFRYAESGAGRWNLDLEGVTPRLTLHDDPEATAVQISIPAFDDPDGSGSVLRRGVPARRIGDRLVTTVFDLMLAQYGVGRDGLPGDWAAGYDDAGTPYTPAWQEEITSVPAEAAIRVAREFATNAVESQGRSMIIMGAGICQWFHGDVTYRAILALLNLTGSMGRNGGGWAHYVGQEKCRPITGWISLANALDWSRPPRTQPGTSYWYMHTDQWRNDGYSTTALASPLSKGVLDHPHTADAIAQSARMGWMPFYPQFSVNPLQVADEAKAAVDAGEAASPGAYVAQKLYDGELTPSINDVDAPENWPRTLVLWRSNLLGSSAKGDEYFLRHLLGTQHNVLGTEHPETPHPREVRWHEEAPEGKLDLLLSADFRMTSTTLMSDIVLPAATWYEKHDLSSTDMHPFVHAFTPAIDPPWEAKSDFELFHALAQELSRQAEKHLGTVHDIVATPNQHDTPGETANPHGIVDDWLDGDAPGVPGKNLPQFVVVERDYTAIADKLASVGPLADKLGFTVKNITFDIGSQTAKLAANNGVMFGGSPAADGRPAIDTDEKLAEAILMFSGTTNGELAVDGFEKLERTTGKTFVDLAAGSEEKRITFADTQDSPQPVITSPEWSGSETGGRRYAPFTMNVERDKPFHTLTGRMHFYLDHDWMLDIGEALPIYRPPLDMHRLFGEPRLGPTGEMEIAVRFLTPHNKWSIHSEYQDNLFMLSLSRGGPTAWLSPEDAGAIGVIDNDWIECVNANGVFVGRAVVSHRIPAGITYVHHAQERTIDVPKSEATGKRGGIHNSVTRLLVKPSHLIGGYAQLSYAFNYLGPTGNQRDIVSIIRKRSQEVTY; encoded by the coding sequence ATGGCCGGTACTCCGAAGACTCAGGGCGACGCAGCACAGGCACTCCTCGACGTAGGTCGATTCTTCACCCGCTGGGACGAGACCGCCGACAAACGCGCGGTGTTCCGCGACGGAGGCCGGGCAGGCGACGTCTTCTACCGCGACCGATGGAGCCACGACAAGATCGTCCGCTCGACGCACGGCGTGAACTGTACGGGCTCATGCTCGTGGAAGGTGTACGTCAAGGACGGAATCATCACCTGGGAGACCCAGGAGACCGACTACCCCAGCGTCGGACCGGACCGCCCCGAATACGAACCCCGCGGGTGCCCGCGCGGCGCCGCCTTCTCCTGGTACACCTACTCGCCGACCCGCGTGCGTCACCCGTATGCACGCGGGGTGCTGGTCGAGATGTATCGCCAGGCCAAGGCCACCGGCAAGGACCCGGTCGAGGCGTGGGCCGACGTGACCGGAGACCCCCTCCGCCGCCGCGCGTATCAGCGGGCCCGGGGCAAGGGCGGGCTGGTCCGGGTGAGCTGGGACGAGGCGATCGAGATGGCGGCCGCCGCGCACGTGCACACCATCAAGACCTACGGCCCCGACCGCTGCGCCGGCTTCTCCCCGATCCCGGCGATGTCGATGGTCAGCCACTGCGTCGGCACCCGGTTCATGCAGCTGATCGGCGGCGTCATGACGTCGTTCTACGACTGGTACGCCGACCTCCCGGTCGCCAGCCCGCAGGTCTTCGGCGACCAGACCGACGTGCCCGAGTCCGGCGACTGGTGGGATGCGACCTACCTGATGATGTGGGGCTCCAACGTCCCGGTCACGCGGACCCCGGACGCGCACTGGATGGCCGAGGTGCGCTACCGCGGCACCAAGGTGGTGACCGTCTCGCCGGACTTCGCCGACAACACCAAGTTCGCCGACGAGTGGCTGCCCGCGCAGGCCGGCACGGACGGCGCCCTCGCCATGGCGATGGGGCACGTGATCCTCAAGGAGTTCTTCGTCGACCGGTCCACGGAGTTCTTCACCGACTACGTCCGCAAGTTCACCGACCTGCCCTTCCTCGTCGCACTCGACGAGCAGTCGCACGACGGAGAGCGCACGCTGGTCCCCGGAAAATTCGTCACCGCCGACCAGGTCGACTCCGGCCTGGGCAGCGGCACCGCGTCCGGCCCCAACTCACTCGGCGGTCAGCACCCCGAGGACGAGTGGAAGCCCGTCCTCCTCGACGACGACTCCGGCTCCGTGATCGTGCCGAACGGCTCGATGGGCTTCCGCTACGCCGAATCCGGCGCCGGCCGCTGGAATCTGGACCTCGAGGGCGTCACGCCGCGCCTCACCCTGCACGACGACCCGGAGGCCACCGCCGTCCAGATCAGCATCCCGGCGTTCGACGACCCCGACGGCAGCGGCTCGGTGCTGCGGCGCGGCGTCCCGGCCCGGCGGATCGGCGACCGCCTGGTGACCACTGTGTTCGACCTGATGCTCGCGCAGTACGGCGTCGGGCGCGACGGACTGCCCGGCGACTGGGCTGCCGGATACGACGACGCCGGCACGCCCTACACTCCCGCCTGGCAGGAGGAGATCACCTCGGTGCCCGCCGAGGCGGCGATCCGCGTGGCCCGCGAGTTCGCCACGAACGCCGTCGAGTCACAGGGCCGGTCGATGATCATCATGGGCGCGGGCATCTGCCAGTGGTTCCACGGCGACGTCACCTACCGCGCCATCCTCGCCCTGCTGAACCTCACCGGGAGCATGGGCCGCAACGGCGGCGGATGGGCCCACTACGTGGGCCAGGAGAAGTGCCGTCCGATCACCGGCTGGATCTCCCTCGCCAACGCGCTCGACTGGAGCCGGCCGCCGCGGACGCAGCCGGGGACGTCGTACTGGTACATGCACACCGACCAGTGGCGCAACGACGGCTACTCCACCACCGCGCTCGCCTCTCCGCTGAGCAAGGGGGTCCTCGATCACCCGCACACCGCGGACGCGATCGCGCAGTCCGCACGGATGGGCTGGATGCCGTTCTATCCGCAGTTCTCCGTCAACCCGCTGCAGGTGGCCGACGAGGCGAAGGCCGCGGTCGACGCCGGCGAGGCCGCCAGCCCCGGCGCCTACGTCGCACAGAAGCTGTACGACGGCGAGCTGACCCCGTCGATCAACGACGTCGACGCTCCGGAGAACTGGCCGCGCACGCTGGTGCTGTGGCGCTCGAACCTCTTGGGATCCAGCGCCAAGGGCGACGAGTACTTCCTCCGGCACCTCCTCGGCACCCAGCACAACGTGCTCGGGACCGAACACCCGGAGACCCCGCATCCGCGGGAGGTGAGATGGCACGAGGAGGCCCCCGAGGGCAAGCTCGATCTACTCCTGTCCGCCGACTTCCGGATGACCTCGACCACGTTGATGAGCGACATCGTGCTGCCCGCGGCCACCTGGTACGAGAAGCACGACCTGAGCTCGACCGACATGCACCCGTTTGTGCACGCCTTCACCCCGGCGATCGACCCGCCGTGGGAGGCCAAGAGCGACTTCGAGCTGTTTCACGCTCTGGCGCAGGAGCTGTCCCGCCAGGCCGAGAAGCACCTGGGTACGGTGCACGACATCGTCGCCACCCCGAATCAGCACGACACCCCCGGCGAGACCGCCAATCCGCACGGCATCGTCGACGACTGGCTCGACGGCGACGCTCCCGGCGTGCCGGGCAAGAACCTGCCGCAGTTCGTCGTCGTCGAACGTGACTACACCGCCATCGCCGACAAGCTGGCCTCGGTCGGTCCGCTCGCCGACAAGCTCGGCTTCACCGTCAAGAACATCACCTTCGACATCGGTTCGCAGACCGCCAAGCTCGCCGCGAACAACGGGGTGATGTTCGGTGGGTCGCCGGCCGCCGACGGTCGGCCCGCGATCGACACCGACGAGAAGCTCGCCGAGGCCATCCTGATGTTCTCCGGCACCACCAACGGCGAGCTCGCCGTCGACGGCTTCGAGAAGCTGGAGCGCACCACTGGAAAGACCTTCGTCGATCTGGCCGCGGGTTCCGAGGAGAAGCGGATCACCTTCGCCGACACCCAGGATTCGCCGCAGCCGGTGATCACCTCGCCGGAGTGGTCGGGCAGTGAGACGGGCGGCCGGCGGTACGCGCCGTTCACCATGAACGTCGAACGGGACAAGCCCTTCCACACGCTCACCGGGCGCATGCACTTCTACCTCGACCACGATTGGATGCTCGACATCGGCGAGGCACTGCCGATCTACCGACCGCCGCTGGACATGCACCGGCTCTTCGGCGAACCCAGACTCGGGCCGACCGGCGAGATGGAGATCGCCGTGCGCTTCCTGACTCCGCACAACAAGTGGTCGATCCACTCGGAATACCAGGACAACCTGTTCATGCTGTCGCTCTCCAGGGGTGGGCCGACAGCATGGCTTTCGCCGGAGGATGCGGGCGCGATCGGGGTGATCGACAACGATTGGATCGAATGCGTCAACGCCAACGGGGTGTTCGTCGGGCGTGCGGTGGTCAGCCACCGCATCCCGGCGGGCATCACCTACGTGCACCACGCGCAGGAACGCACCATCGACGTCCCCAAGTCGGAGGCGACCGGCAAGCGCGGCGGCATCCACAACTCGGTGACCCGCCTGCTGGTGAAGCCGTCGCACCTGATCGGCGGCTACGCCCAGCTCTCCTATGCCTTCAACTATCTCGGCCCGACGGGCAACCAGCGGGACATCGTCTCGATCATCCGCAAGCGCAGCCAGGAGGTGACCTACTGA
- the narH gene encoding nitrate reductase subunit beta, with the protein MRVMAQVAMVMNLDKCIGCHTCSVTCKQAWTNRAGTEYVWFNNVETRPGQGYPRRYEDQEKWKGGWRLNRREQLRLRTGGRLQKLATIFASPVQPTLADYYEPWTYDYENLISAPLGDDIPVARPKSLITGEDMKITWSANWDDDLGGSAATEELDPIMQKLRDEAADKITFSFEQTFMFYLPRICEHCLNPSCMASCPSGAIYKREEDGIVLVDQDRCRGWRQCITGCPYKKIYYNHRTGKAEKCTFCYPRIEVGQPTVCSETCVGRLRYIGLFLYDADAVTAAASVPDERDLYEAQLELMLDPADPKVLAAARAEGIPDDWIDAARRSPVYALAKKYRVALPLHPEYRTMPMVWYVPPLSPIVDLLTEQGHDGESHDNLFGAIDTLRIPLEYLAELFSAGDVSVVEDVLKKLAAMRSYMRDVALGREPDARIPARVGMDEESMTEMYHLMAIAKYADRYVIPTAHAEEGHRLEEMACSLDYDDGPGMYESGPFGEASGRATPVSVETFQALKQRQTTDRAADATALRDRVNLLNWDGNGSPVSRSSSEVEARDA; encoded by the coding sequence ATGCGTGTCATGGCTCAGGTCGCGATGGTGATGAACCTCGACAAATGTATCGGGTGTCATACGTGTTCGGTCACCTGCAAGCAGGCGTGGACCAATCGCGCGGGCACCGAATACGTGTGGTTCAACAACGTCGAAACCCGTCCGGGACAAGGCTATCCACGTCGGTACGAGGACCAGGAGAAGTGGAAGGGAGGCTGGCGGCTCAACCGCCGCGAGCAGTTGCGCCTGCGCACCGGCGGCCGGCTGCAGAAGCTCGCCACCATCTTCGCCAGCCCGGTGCAGCCCACGCTCGCCGACTACTACGAACCGTGGACCTACGACTACGAGAACCTGATCTCCGCGCCGCTCGGCGACGACATCCCCGTCGCCCGGCCCAAGTCGCTGATCACCGGCGAGGACATGAAGATCACCTGGTCGGCCAACTGGGACGACGACCTGGGCGGCTCGGCGGCCACCGAGGAACTCGATCCGATCATGCAGAAGCTGCGCGACGAGGCCGCCGACAAGATCACGTTCTCGTTCGAGCAGACCTTCATGTTCTATCTGCCGCGCATCTGCGAGCACTGCCTCAACCCGTCGTGCATGGCCTCGTGCCCGTCCGGCGCGATCTACAAGCGCGAAGAGGACGGCATCGTGCTGGTCGACCAGGACCGCTGCCGCGGCTGGCGCCAATGCATCACCGGCTGTCCGTACAAGAAGATCTACTACAACCACCGCACGGGCAAGGCCGAGAAGTGCACGTTCTGCTACCCGCGCATCGAAGTCGGGCAACCGACGGTGTGTTCGGAGACCTGCGTCGGCCGCCTCCGCTACATCGGTCTGTTCCTGTACGACGCCGACGCCGTGACCGCCGCCGCGTCGGTCCCCGACGAGCGGGATCTCTACGAGGCGCAGCTGGAGCTGATGCTCGATCCGGCCGATCCGAAGGTGCTCGCCGCCGCGCGCGCCGAGGGCATCCCAGACGACTGGATCGACGCGGCACGGCGCTCCCCCGTCTACGCGCTGGCCAAGAAGTACCGGGTGGCGCTGCCGCTGCATCCGGAGTACCGCACCATGCCGATGGTCTGGTACGTGCCGCCGCTCTCGCCGATCGTCGACCTGCTCACCGAGCAGGGTCACGACGGCGAGAGCCATGACAACCTCTTCGGCGCCATCGACACGCTCCGCATTCCGCTGGAGTATCTGGCCGAGTTGTTCTCGGCCGGCGACGTCTCGGTGGTGGAGGACGTCCTGAAGAAGCTCGCCGCCATGCGCAGCTACATGCGCGACGTCGCACTCGGCCGCGAGCCGGACGCGCGGATCCCGGCGCGGGTCGGCATGGACGAGGAGTCGATGACGGAGATGTATCACCTGATGGCGATCGCCAAGTACGCCGATCGTTACGTCATCCCGACCGCGCACGCCGAGGAGGGGCACCGTCTGGAGGAGATGGCCTGTTCGCTCGACTACGACGACGGCCCCGGCATGTACGAGTCCGGCCCGTTCGGCGAGGCGAGCGGTCGCGCGACACCGGTGTCCGTCGAGACCTTCCAGGCGCTGAAGCAGCGGCAGACCACCGACCGGGCCGCGGACGCCACGGCCCTCCGCGACCGGGTGAACCTGCTGAACTGGGACGGCAACGGTTCGCCGGTGTCTCGCTCGTCGAGCGAAGTCGAGGCCCGCGATGCGTGA